In one window of Cellulophaga sp. HaHa_2_95 DNA:
- a CDS encoding RagB/SusD family nutrient uptake outer membrane protein encodes MKKIIYIIPCLMVFFTSCEDDFIDLTPPASITDQVYYTEAEHFLTGSNTFYNNLMTWRNDQGIYSDHGSDLVGYTEDGGMQEYSRGDTQAPETDGYYSSPYSAIRAMNLLLERAEVYEGDESIEAYVAATKFHRAYQYFNLVQRFGGVTLVTRSLDVGDEELSAPRNSRYEVVAQILADLDDAIAGLPTEQEIGSNDKGKISKWAAMAYKADVLLHEATWMKNVGTSTDGDGVSTGAGSAGFDASNIDPYLQEVVTLTKTVMEQGGFELWDYNDDLNNLSSNFLFNLEDSGSNPAGLDKATNKEFIFYGKYDFTFRQAGDLVSHVYEGRVKPSRKMMDLFLSTDGLPIDQSPLFQGYDNTPDEFQDRDYRMTAYFTYHKTLGEIPQNGDVVLNGTNNFGYFNSKFMSWKWGTDEAYRATKTEAYDMPFIRLAEVYLMYAEALYELNGSLTDAEMNESINLIKARAGLPAISTSFLAANNMDIETEIRRERTIELYAEGATRFNDLKRWGIAEEELGETKFGAVIEGTVYENNPDLYTPEGYGFGEATTTTGVGARSALVVEPSSIRNFSRDNYLFPIPTSQIGLNPSMLQNPGY; translated from the coding sequence AGCTGAACATTTTCTAACAGGTTCCAATACGTTTTACAACAACTTAATGACTTGGAGGAACGACCAAGGCATATATTCCGATCACGGTTCAGATTTGGTGGGTTACACCGAAGATGGAGGTATGCAAGAATATAGTAGAGGTGATACTCAAGCACCTGAAACAGACGGGTACTACTCTAGCCCCTATTCAGCCATTAGAGCTATGAATCTTCTACTGGAGCGCGCAGAGGTTTATGAAGGAGATGAAAGTATTGAAGCTTATGTCGCTGCTACTAAATTTCATAGAGCATATCAATATTTTAACTTAGTACAACGCTTTGGAGGGGTTACTTTGGTTACAAGATCATTAGATGTAGGTGATGAAGAATTAAGCGCACCACGTAATAGTAGATATGAAGTTGTAGCACAAATACTAGCAGATTTAGATGATGCTATTGCTGGGCTACCTACAGAACAAGAAATTGGTTCGAATGATAAAGGTAAAATCAGTAAATGGGCAGCAATGGCTTATAAAGCAGATGTCTTACTACATGAGGCAACATGGATGAAAAATGTAGGTACTTCTACAGATGGTGATGGTGTAAGTACCGGTGCTGGTAGTGCTGGCTTTGATGCCTCTAATATTGACCCTTATTTACAAGAAGTTGTAACACTTACGAAAACGGTAATGGAGCAAGGTGGTTTTGAACTTTGGGATTATAATGACGACTTAAATAATTTAAGTTCAAACTTTCTTTTTAATCTAGAAGATAGTGGTTCTAACCCAGCTGGTTTAGATAAGGCTACCAATAAAGAGTTTATTTTTTACGGTAAATACGATTTTACATTTAGACAAGCCGGCGACCTTGTAAGTCATGTTTATGAAGGTAGAGTAAAACCTAGTAGAAAAATGATGGATTTATTCTTGAGTACCGATGGGTTACCGATTGATCAGTCTCCATTATTTCAAGGGTATGATAATACGCCTGACGAATTTCAAGATAGAGATTACAGAATGACCGCTTATTTTACTTATCATAAAACACTTGGTGAAATTCCTCAAAATGGTGACGTTGTTTTAAATGGAACAAATAATTTTGGTTATTTCAACTCTAAATTCATGAGCTGGAAATGGGGTACTGATGAAGCGTACAGAGCAACAAAAACGGAAGCTTATGATATGCCTTTTATTCGCCTTGCCGAAGTTTATTTAATGTATGCAGAAGCTTTGTACGAGTTAAACGGAAGCCTAACGGATGCTGAAATGAACGAATCTATTAATCTAATCAAAGCCAGAGCAGGTTTACCTGCAATTAGCACCTCTTTTTTAGCTGCCAATAACATGGATATTGAAACAGAAATTAGAAGAGAACGTACTATAGAACTTTATGCAGAAGGCGCTACTAGGTTCAACGATCTAAAAAGATGGGGTATTGCAGAAGAAGAACTTGGGGAAACAAAATTTGGTGCTGTTATTGAAGGTACTGTTTACGAAAACAATCCTGATTTATATACTCCTGAAGGGTATGGTTTTGGTGAAGCCACAACTACTACAGGTGTAGGCGCAAGAAGTGCACTTGTGGTAGAACCCTCATCAATCAGAAATTTCTCTAGAGATAATTACTTGTTCCCTATTCCTACTTCTCAAATAGGTTTAAATCCAAGTATGTTACAAAATCCAGGATATTAA